In Acidobacteriota bacterium, the genomic stretch GAATCGTGATCTGGGTTGAACTCCCAGATCTGGAGCCCAAAACCGAAGGCGTGCGGTTGGGTGTTGATATTGGGGTCAACAAGCTCCTGTCCGACTCCGAGGGCCGCCACCACGGCACGGAGTTCAAAGCCATCCGCAATAAAATCAACCGCCGGAAGCCGGGCAGTCGTGGCCGGGGGAGGGCGCATACCGAACGCAAAGTGTTCATCAACCGCGTGGTCAAATCGCTTCCCTGGCCGACGCTGGCCGTGATTGGGGTTGAATCCCTGAAAAACCTCAAGCGCGGGAAATCGAAAAAACGAGGAAAAAAGTTTCGCAAGGCAATGGCACCGTGGACCTACCGGCACATCCTCACCCGGATCTCCGAACTGGCGCAAGTGAACCGTGTTCAGCTTGTCCGCATTGATCCGGCCAATACGTCCCGCGCATGTCCCCAGTGTGGTACGGTGCATAAGGACAACCGCAAGGGAGAGAAGTTTTTGTGTCGGCATTGTGGTCACACCGCCGATGCCGATACCGTCGGCGCGCAAAACATTCTCGCTCGCACCTTGGCGACTTTCGGGAGTGTAGAGTCCCCGGAGCCTCAAAGGGATGTGGGTCAGTCGGTGTAATATTCGACTATTCATTTCTCAACTCTAAGCACCATTTCAGACTCAGGGTTCACGGTTTGGGGGCAAACCAGTACAGGCCGGTTGCCACCAGTAAACAGACCAGAGCCACCAGATCAGCCAGGACAACCCGTCCAACCAGCGGGTTGTATCCTCCGACCGACCAGGCCAGCCATAAAAACGAAACCACACTGATAAACCCGGCAATCAACGCCAGCGGCTGAACGGCTGGCCGAAACGCCGCATAAAAGCAGAAAACTCCAAGTACCCCAAATAACACCGCCCGATGCCGCATCAGAATCACCAGATTTGGTTCGGTAAATGAAAGGCCATACAGGTTTGAAAGTTGTTGCGCACCAAGTACACCTGTCAGCGGTAAGATGTGAATGACTCCGACCACAATCAGCATGGCTGAAATGATTTTTTGCATACCCTCTCTCATTTTGAAGGCATAAGTCCAAATCCGACTTTGCCTAAGCTTATTATTTGGTCATTAAAGTCTGGAGTCTCTCTTTAAGCTCAGCCTGGTCAATTTTTTGATATCCTTCTGGTACTTCAAATAGCTTATCTGGAACCTCTAAGGAAACATTCGTGAGTGAAACCGAAAATTTCTCCCGTGGATTTGAAGTTTCAACTTTAACCAGCAAATCCTGGTAATCGTTTGCAAAGAAAAAATTTATACCATGCGGGTCACGCTTGAAGCGCATTTCATATTTTGTGGTCTGGTAGCCGGTTGTTTGGGTCTGACCAGCATTCTGCACAATGACCTGATTGGCAAATTTATTGAATGTTTGCAGGTACTTATTGACATCGAAACCCTGCAACATTGGTGCATCCTGAAGTTCAGTGAACGTTTTGGCTTGTGGGTCAAGCACAATGATCGGTTGATTCGGTGATGCAATAACAATCACTTTATACATCCGGGCCAGTTTACTGACTGGTGTTACTGAATCTTCAAATGGAGCAAACTCGTTTCTGATTTTCCCTGATTTCTTGGCAAATGTTTGGTGAATAATGTGGTTCATCGCATTCACTTCCATATCTGCCATATAATCCGGCTGGGTAGAAAATTTGCCCATCAGGTATGAAAAGTCCACTGATGGCTTTGAGGTTTTGGTTTTGCCTTTCCCTTGAGAATAACCGATTCCTGGAATCAAAAGCACCACGATCAGAAGAGCAATCTGGAGAACCTTTTTCAACATTGGTTGTTCGTTCCTTTCCCTGTACCGTGCCAGTTTCAATCACAAAGGAAAAATGAAAATCCTGAAAACTGGATAAGTACATTTTACCTGGGAGAAGTAATTGTTTGAGAATTGGACTGGTCAGGAGATGGTAAGAACAAATGGGATTATTGACAAGTCAACGATCACCCGGCACTCTCAAATGCCTGTTTGATCCAGCCGATAAGTGCTTCATCCACTTCATTAACTGACGCGAGCCTGACTTTGAAGTTGCACATGCTGTTGGGCGGCATTTCGACCAACCGGTCCGTAGCGGTGAGTGTTTTGGAATTGATACCAACTTCAATCTGGGTTTTGGTGGCTGGACCAACCATAGCGAACTGCTTTTTGCGGTGCAGGCTGACGTAGGTTTTCTTGGGTGAAATTTCAAACTCACCGAATTTGGAGATTTCTTCCATGACTTTGTCGTGAATTGGTCGAAGCGCCGCCTTAGGGCCGGTGTAAAGCCCGGAAACGACATCATCAGTCGAAAGATTTTGCTCAGCCGCTGCGCTTTGACCATCTGACTTGAGGACGTGATGGACCAGTGTGTTGGCGTCTCCGTGTCCCAACCCAAGGTCGCGTTTGAGCATATCGCGGATTTCGCCATGTTTTGACAACCCGCTGGCCTGGATGATTTGGGCCAGTTCGGCGAGTGACTTTCCGCTTCGTTTTTCGATATTGGCAAGCTGAGTAGCCATGGCCTTTGCGACATCGGTCATATGGATCTCCTTGACTTAAAATGGTTTGAGGCAGTTCAGAGATGAGAGGATGATTTGAAAATAAACGGTCGCCGTATTGTAAATTACGCTGTACTTATTTCAAGGAAATAATTTTGGGATGTTCAGAAAACCTGAACCAACGCTGCCAGGCAATTCAAGGATGTTTGTCTGGTAATCGCGGAATCCACCTCCCAACCTTTTGGACATAGTCCTCATAAGATGCACCGAACTGTTTTCGCAAGGCTGGCTCCTCATACAGTGTGACAAAAAGATGGGTACAGAGGAAAAACACACCAGCTTCGATCAAGATGGCTTGCGATTGAAAGAAAATTGCTTCCCCGCATAACACCAGCAAAACGCACACATACATTGGGTTTCGCACTGAGCGGTAGAGCCCGCGCACGACAAGGTGTTTCGGTGGATCAACCGGAGCCAGTGTGCCGCGGCCTTCGGCAAAAAACTGCCAGATGCACCCGAGCAGACCGGTACCTCCCACAATCATCAACGGCAATCCGAAAGAATGAAGTACTCCAGAATAAGATCTTTCCATTCCAGGATCCGATGAAACCAGCCAGTAGGGGATAAACACTGTCACCGTTCCTGGAAACAAAACTGTAAAGAAAAGACTTCGAAGGAAAAGCATATCCACCACCTTTGGGATAGGGCTGAAAACATCGGGTGAATCTTCAGCCTGTCGTCTTCAGCCCCGAGCTTGCGAGTCTTCAGCCCTGAGCCCTGGTTTCTTCAGCTCCATCACAGTTGTGGCGGTTTGGGTCTGGGCCAGGCTTGCAGTGCGATCCGGGCGACTCGCTCCAACTCCTCGCGACTGGCCCCAGCCGCTGCCTGAACCGACAGGCCCTGGTTGAGCGTGGCAATAAACCGGGCCAGGTCAGCCGGGTCGGCATCATTCGGCAAATCACCTTCGGCCTTGGCCCGCTCAAATCGCTCACGAATGGCAATTTCCCCGGCCTGACGGCGATTGATCATTTCCTGGCGCATGCTTTCGGCGGCTTCGCCTCCAGCCAAACCACCCAAAACCAAAAGGCACCCGTGCGGATGTTCCGGTTTTGTGGTTAAGGCTATTGAGCCAAAGAGCAAGTGCTCCGCCACGGCACGGGAAGTGGGTTCGCGCAACGCCTCCTGGGTGTAAGCGGCTGAGCTTTCACCATAGCGATCCAAAACCTTGCGGAAGAGCGCTTCTTTATTTCCAAAGGCGGCATAGAGACTTGGACGGTTAATGCCCATGGCCTGGGTTAAATCGGGAAGGGACGTGCCCTCATAGCCTTTGCTCCAAAATACTTCCAGCGCCCGATCAAGCGCCTGATTTACATCAAATGACCGGGGACGGCCTTTCGACGTCATACTGAACCTCCTGGATTTTGTACTTACTGGTACAATAATCTGCTTGACAGAAGACGTCCACTGGATTATGTTTTTTACCGTTCGGTACACAATTGAAAAAAAGGAGCAGGCTCATGTCGAAGAAACTTTCAGGTAAGGTTGCACTGGTAACTGGTGGCTCTCGTGGCATTGGTGCGGCAATTGCCAAATATCTCGCGCGGGAGGGTGCTGCAGTGGCAATTACCTATGCCAGTTCATCCACCAAGGCTGATGAAGTCGTGGCGGCAATTCAGGCTGAGGGCGGGGAAGCCCTGGCCATTCAGGCGGATAGTGCTGATGCTGAAGCCGTCAAAAATGCGGTGGCTGAAACAGCCCAAAAGCTCGGTGGTCTCGATATTCTGGTCAACAACGCCGGGGTTGCCATTGTAAAACCATTTGATGAATTTACCCTGGATGAATTTGACCGTCTGGTGAATGTGAATGTTCGAGGCGTGTTTGTGGGTATCCAGGAAGCTTCGCGCCATATGCGTGAAGGCGGACGAATCATCACCATTGGCAGTGTCAACGGTGACCGGATACCGTTTCCAGGTGGCAGCGTTTATGCCCTGACGAAGGCCGCCGTGGCCGGACTCACTCGTGGGTTGGCCCGTGATTTAGGGCCGCGTGGGATTACGGTCAACAATGTTCAACCGGGCCCGGTCAATACTGAAATGAACCCCGAAAATGGCCCCTTTGCCGGCATGATCAAAGGCTTTATGGCCGTGCCGCGCTATGGCAAAGATGACGAAGTGGCAAGCCTGGTCGTCTTTCTGGCCAGTCCTGATGCCGCCTTTATCACTGGCGCCAGCATTGATATTGATGGTGGCTTTAAGGCGTAATCTTCAAGGTAATCAGTGATCAGTAGTCCAATAAGTTATTCTTCTTGAACGGTTTACCTTTTTCCTGCAGAGTGGGAATTCTGCGAGGTTTGAGTCAATCCTGAACGACTGTGGGTTGACTGGTAACTGTTCAGGATACTGGTATCTATTTTTAGTCTGCTGGGTACTCCGGGCTTGCCGCATGGGCCAGAACTTTTGGATTCCCCGAATGCCGTAACACCCCAGTGTCATCAATGTAAAAGCAATCAGTGCCGGTTTGGAAAATGCCATCTCGCTGGATTGGAAACATAATCGTGCAAAAATGAGATTTTCCATCGGTATTTGTCAGGAAAAACTTCATTTGATAACCGCTGTACCGACCTTGTTCGTGCTCTTTTCGCTGACCTGCCGAATCAAATACCCGGCATCGAAGCCGATGGGTGGCTAAATCTAAAAAATTTTCCAACAAAGAAAGTTGTGCATTGTGGGGAAAGACATAAGCGGGTCTGTCTGTATACTGCCCACATTTCAACTCCTCGAAATAGAATTTTTGAAACCAGTACTGCTTATCCAAAACAAACACTGCATTTCGGGTATTGGCGTGTTTGAGATAGGTCAAATACCCCCAGCTTAATCCAATCCCAATCAATCCCAGAATCAATAAGTTTAAGATCAGGAGTGGAAAAGCCCGCCTGCGAAACCGATAGTTGGCAGACGGGCCTGGGCTTACAATCAATGGTTTTTTCTTTTTCAGTGTTTTTGGAGAGCACCGGGCACAGAAGTTGATTCTGGGATGAAAAACATCACTCTGATGACAAACCTCACATCGTTTTGGCAATGACTCTGAACGAACTTGAAAGGTTGGCATTTAAGTTCTCCTGAAAAACTGAGGAACGGCAGATTCAGTTCCCTGACCTGGGACAAAATGTTATCCCAACTCACCCAGAGCTGACGTGACCAGTTCGGTGTCAGCATATTCCGTTACTTCCTGGATTTTGCCATCAGCGAGGCGGAAGACAAAACAGTACGTGTTGTTATAGGGTTTTCCATCTTTGGTTGTGTTGTTGGTGCCTCGGGCTTGCACCACCACAAAGTCATCTTCCGCAATAAACCGATAGGCGGTCAGTTGGATTGGGTTGGCCAGTTTGGCGCCGAGCGGCATCAGGAGGTCGGTCAAAATAGCCCGTTTCCCTTCAAATGTTCGGGACCAACTGGTGGATCCAATCAGCGTCCAGCGGACATCATCCACCAGTCCTTCGATAAATGGCCGGGCATCCCCGTGAGAGATTTCTGAAAAAATGTTTTGCAAAAGTTGTTTGTTTTCGACTGTACCCATGTCGGAGACCTCTTTCTGAAAGTTTGTGAAGTATGAAAAATCCCAAGGTTTGTTTGGAAATTTTTCAGGTACTTTAATGACCAAACTCACAAAACACACGAAAAAAGAAGCCCCACACAGAAAAAAGCCTGTTTCCATTTCGGAAACAGGCTTTGCATTCGGGCGAGGAACTTGTTTGGTCAGAGCCGATCTGGCTTACTGGTTGTCCACGCGGGATTCAATCGTGCTCTGGATGCTGGTGGGGACGTTTGACAGGAAATCAAACCCGGTCAGGGCTTCAATGCTGTCAACTGACACGCGATAGGTCTTCCAGTCAACGTTTCGGATACCGGCATCATTCGGCATATTGACGGCAATCACGCGAGTGGCGGTCGTTACGCGGCTGGCATCGTTGTCGCCGGCTGGCAGGATCACGATGACTTTCCAGGTGCGGGTTGGGATCACCATCCCGTTGGTTGGGTGCGTTCCCTTTGAACCGTACCCGCCGCAGATGACATAGACTTCGTTGGTGCCGTTCAGCATCTGGTCGCGGCTGTACTGTTCCAGGTTGTTCCACGGACCCTGGTTGTTGTCGGAGGACTGGACCATCATATTGGTCATCAAAAACGTCGCGCTGTTATTTTGGACTGTATCAGTTCGATCTGCCGAAGGGCACATATGGCCTCGGTCATAGCTGGTTCCGTTAACCGTTCCAAACGCTGCGCTCTGGACTCGGTACCAACCTGCAGGGAGAGTGGGGTCTTCCCGGAAATCATCCTGGCGAGGTGCGCTCCCACGGTCGGCAATGGTGATATTCCAACTTGCCCAGTTGGCAGTGCGCTTATCTCGGTGGTAGCTAAGGACATATTGCGTTTTCTCCATCAGGTAATTTGTAAAGTTGTTGACATCTGCGGTAGCACCTGATGGGTTCCCCAACGCCAGGTGGCGGTTGCTTGATGGCGGGGGCGGAGGCGGCGGGGTGGTGCCCGTCGTCACGGTCAGGGTGTAGCTTCCGGTTTTATTTGGGTCATACGTGGTGGCGGTGATGGTGTACGTTCCCGCCGATGGCAAGGTCAAAACCAGTTTCGAATCGGTGTTGCCCGCGCTGTCGTCATCTTCCTGGCGATAGCTGTTTGGTCCTTCGACGATCAGATAGGCATCAAACCCAGTGCCGTCGTGGGTGATCGTGACTGATTGATTGGCTGAACCTGTAAACGAGAACTTGTCGGCGTAGCTTCCATCGGAAAGCAAACAGTCCGTGGTGGCAATCGTGCCATTGATCGTGGCTGGCAAGGTGATCGCCGTCGTGGTGCAGCCGGATGGCGGCGGTGGTGTCGTGTTGCTGGTGATGGTGATGTCGTCAAAGTTCAACCGGCTGGAATCGTTGTTTCCTGTCGTTTTGCGGATTTCAAACCGAACCGTGCTGGTCGTGTTGATGACAAATGAAGCCGTCTGCAATGTCGTGCTGCTGGTGGTGACGGTGGTTCCGGCCTTGGTCCAGCTTGAGCCACTGGTGGTCGAATACCACAGTTCCCAGTTGGCATTGGCATCGGTGCCGTATTTGGCGTGCTTGACGGTCACGGTACCGGCGCCGGTTACGTTGAAATTCATCGTGACCTTGCCCAGGTTGCGTACGCGGGTGCTCTTGGTGCCGGCTTTGCGATCACTGGTGGTATTTCCGATCAACGTGTTGTTGAGCGTCCAGGAACCGGTGCCCAGGGTCACGGAACCCGTGGTGTAGCTGGTTTTGGTTCCGCTTTCAAATCCTTCGGCCAGGGTCGTGGTGGATTGACGCGTCGAATAATCCATTCCCGGCGTCAGGTCCGGAACTGAATCTGGTTCGATAAACTGGATTTCACCGGCTTCAAAGGGTTTCACATCGGAAGCGGGTTCATCGTTGGACAGTGAGTATTTATAGCGTGGCGCCTTTTCGTGGGCCTGGGAAGAAGGAATCCCAATAAATGAGGCCAGGACGGCGACGGCGATCATCAGACAAAAGTAAAAACTACGAAATGATTTCAGCATAGCTCCTCGCGAACGTGCTTGGTTTTAGCTTGCGGCTTGGAAAAAAATAGACAGGAGGTAAAACGTGTGGTTGTTGTGACCTTCCTTAGAGCAAGCCGTATGCCACGAGGCCAATGCGTTGAAATCTGGAGTGTTCACTGGCTGCGCATCAGGTTTTTGAAAGGGCTTTATTTTTCTAAGCTATTGTATTGATTGAGGTTGAATAACTGGATGCGGAGATTGGGCACGGTTGCAACAGTTTGGTAACAAGTCGCCGTCAGGTGTACAGTCCGTTGGCACCTGCGCATTTGCTGAGCAATTGCCAGGTGACTGCACTACCTGAAAACCTGAAGACCTGGGCAGATAATTTGGATGTTCTGATTTAACTCATTCGTTGATAAAACAGGGTTGGAAGCTCCAGCACGCCTTTTCCAACAAAACAAACCTGTCCACTCACGCTGATTCCTGGTTTGGCGCCCGTGCGAACCGTGACCAGCATTTCGCTTGGTCGGTCCACAAAGCGCCCCTGGTTGATTCGGATGGCGCTATCTTCGGCAGCCAGACCGTGGTGAACCAGATAGGCGGCAGCGGGTCCGGCGGCGCTACCGGTGGCGATGTCTTCGACGCGTCCGTCATTGTCCCAGGTTCGGCCTTCAAACTCATTCACATCAAGGACATAGACAAATTTTGCCCCAATATCGGCCAGAAGTGATTCAAAATTCGGAATTTGAATTGCGGCTCGATCAAGATTGGTTTTGATGGGCACAATCAGGTAGGGAAGTCCAGTCGAAACAACTTCGAGCGGAAGCGGTTCAGCCAGATCCGGGTGCGAAAGGTTCAACGCCGCAAGTATTTCGTCATATCGGCCTGGATCAACCGTTCCTAAATAAGAGGCTTCACCCTGGTCCATTTCAGCGGAATAGACGCTATCAACCCTTCGACTGACCACGGGGATACCTTTTTCAGGCGTCATCAGGTGCAGGTGAACTTCGCTGGCGTTTTGAAAATGACGGGCGTGGAGTGCCGCCGCTGCCCCGATGATGGGATGTCCGGCAAAGCCAAGTTCCTCTTCCATGGTAAAAATGCGGGCGCAAAACCGGGTCGGTTCCGCGGTTGGAGACAGGAAAATTGATTCAAACTGGCGCATTTCCTGAGTCAGCCGGAGCATCAACGAAGCTGACAATTCCTGTTCAAGAAAAAACACGCTCAACCCGTTACCGGAAAGGGGGTGGCGTGCAAAGACATCCACATGTTCAAAGTGAAGTGAGAAGGTGTCCATCAGGTTTTTCCATCCACGAGAAATTCTGAGCAAGAGTTAAAATGAGTGGTTGGGATCTCTAAAGTTTCGCAAAAGGTTGAGAGTATCGTCTTTAGACGAGAGGTTTTCAACTATGACCCATTCGTTCATCCTCACGTCTGAAGGCGTTACTCAGAACTTTCAAATTACTCAAGCTGCTTATGAAACCGCCAGGCGCTGATTCCGACCAGCACGATGGCAAAGGCAAGCAAGGCCAGAAAGTTAGGATAGAGAATGTCAAACCCCGCGCCCTTCAACAAGATGCTCCGGGCAATGGTGGCGAAGTGACGCACCGGGTTGATCAAGGTGATGGTCTGCAACCAGTCGGGCATGCCTTCGAGTGGTGTGGTCGCTCCGGAAAGCATGGCAATCGGCGGATTGACAAAGAAGCTCAGCAACTGGGCCTGTTGCTGGGATCTGGAGATTGTGGCCAGAAACGTGCCGAGTCCAATTCCAGCCAGTACACAGAGCGCTCCGGCACAGTAGATCAACGCCAGGCTACCGCGAATTGGAATGTCAAAAACCAGTTTCGCCACCACCAGCGCGATCCAGATGTCACACGATAAGAGCACAAAGAGCGGACCCATTTTGGCAATGATGATTTCAGTCGCACTCGCCGGCGTCATCAGCAGTTGCTCAACCGTGCCGGATTCCTTCTCCTTGACCATGGCGCCAGCCGCCACCAGTGAACCATTTAAAATCAACAGGATCCCGAGCACACCAGTAATCATAAACCACGAACTCCGCAGGCCCGGATTATAGAGCATCGCTACCTGAGCGGTTAAACTCGGGGCCGGAGTCGCCGGACCTTCCAGTTTGATGCCGGTTGGGATTCCGTCTCGATTGAGCCGCTGATTAAATGCTGCCACCAGTCGCTGGGCATAACTGGCGGCGATCCCGGCGGTGTTTGAATTGACGCCGTCAAGGACCAGTTGCACTTTGGCTGGTGTTCGCCGTTGTTGCTCTTCGGCAAAATCAGATGGAACAATCAGACCCGCGTCCAGTTTGCCTTCACTCAACGCCTGGCTCAATTCAGCGGCTGAAGTGAACGAACCAGTTACATGAAATGACTGGCTTTCGACAAAGGCGGAAACCAGTTCGCGACTGATCATCGTCCGGCTTTCGTCCACCACGCCCAGACGCAGGTTTGACACTTCGGGATTAAGTGCAAACCCCAACAGGAGGAGCTGAACCGTCGGCGGCAAGATCATCGCCGCGATCAATTGTTTATCTCGCTGAATATGCCGAAATTCCTTCATAAACAGCGCCCAGATGCGCAGACCAGAAATAAAATTGATCAGGTTTTTCATATAAGGCCAATCCGTAGTTAGTAGTCAGTAGTCAGTAGTCAGTAGTCAGTAGTTAGTTGTTCCTTAATACCATTTAGCAATGATCCTATCGTATTAGCAAAAGGCTAAATTGTTGATAAAACTGTATTTCCCTTAGCCCTTAGCCCGATACCCTCAGCCCAAAATGGTATAAGCTGTTGTGTTTGAACTGCTTCGTATTCTCCAGCCTCGAAAACCCGGAACCCGGAACCCTGACAAGGTGATTTCTTTCATCCCTCATCCCTCATCCCTCATCCCTTCAGAAACCCGGAACCCGGAACCCTGACAAGGTGATTTCTTTCATCCCTCATCCCTCATCCCTTCAGAAACCCGGAACCCGGAACCCTAATCCTCCAACTGCATTGCTTTCATTTTTCGCCAGGCGATGACCAGATACACCACGCCAAGCAAGGTGAGTGCAACATGCGCCGTCCAGACGGCGGACCAGCCGCCTCCGCGAACAAACGCATCGCGGGCAATCTCGATGAAATATCGTGCCGGTACAAAGTAGGCGACCCAGCGAATCGCATCCGGAATATTGGAAACCGGAAAAATAAAGCCCGACAGCAAAAATGAGAGCAGAAAACACACCGTGGCAATTGTCTGGATCGTGGCGGCCTGATCTTTGATTCGGGCGCCGGTCATTACGCCAAACGATACATTACAAAAGAGATAAACGACCGTTCCAACCAGAAACGGCGTTGGGTCTCCGGCAAATCGCAGCCCGAACAACAGCATTCCAAACAGCACCACCAGCACCCACTCGGCCATTCCAACCAGGAAAAAGGCGATAGTTTTTCCAATCAGATATTCGTGGGCCGAGATGCTGGAAACATAGACCTGAAGGATCGTCTTCTGCTCGTTTTCGCGTGACATGGCCAGGGCCGCGAGGAGTGGTGGAAAAAGTGCCAGCACCACCGCCATGGCTCCGGGGCCGATGTATTTATCCGTTTCACGACCCGGATTGAACCAGATGCGGGTTTCAACCTGAACTGAAGGCGACATCGTCGTGGTTCGGATTCCATTTTGACTGAGAAATGCCTGGGTGATTGCCGCTGCATCACCTCGCAAAATGGTGGCCGTGTTGGCGTCAGTGCCATCAATCAGCCATTGCACTTCGGTGTTGAGTCCACGCGCCAGATTGCGTTCAAAATTGGTTGGGATGGTGACAATCGCCCGAGCGGCTTCGCTGGCAAGTGCTGTTTCCGGTTTGGTATAGAGCCCGGTATTTGCCAGCCGGAAGGTCTGAGATTCCATCAGAATTTCAACATACTGACGTGACCGCGCGGTTTGATCGAAATCCTGGATCATCACCGGAACCCCAGTCACCGAGAATGAAATTGACTTGCCATACAGCGCCACCAGAATCAGCGGCAGCACCAGCGCGAGTGCCAGGGTTAATTTATCGCGAAATGTTTGGATGAGTTCTTTGCGGGCCTGAGCCATGATTCGAAGCATATTTTTCCTTTCCTGCGTGTGGTGAGTATCGGGTTCCGGGTATGAAAAACAGGGTTCAGGGTTCAGGGTTCGGGGTTCGGGGTTCGGGGTTCGGGGTTCGGGGTTCAGGGTTCAGGGTTCGGGGTTCGGGGTTCGGGGTTTTCGAAATATTGATGGTACCTGGGTTTCGCCGCAGAAGCGGTGGTTGAATTGAGGCAGGTCGTTTACGGCCTGTAGCTCAGGGTTTGGGTTCCGAGGTAGGAAAAGAACAAAAAGGACAAAAGTGAGATGTTCGAAAACCCTGAACCCTGAACCCTGAACCCTGAACCCTGAACCCTGAACCCTGAACCCTGAACCCTAAACCCGGAACCCGGAACCCGGAACCCGGAATCCTAGCCAGCTTTCTTTTGTCGGCGGACCTGTTCGACGATAGCGATAAACACATCTTCCAGTGAAAAGCGCTCTTCATAGGCTTTGATGACCTGAATGTCATCGCGGCTTAACCGTCGGGTCAGGGTACTGATTCCTGTCTCGGTAGCCTCATCAACGATCACGTGGAGTCGGTCGCCGAATAATGAAACCCGCCACGAATCCATTTCACCTTTGAGCAAATTGGCGGCCTGTTGTGGGTGATCGGTAATCAATTCAATGAGATGGCCTGATTGATCGGCTTTGATTTCGGTTGGCGTGCCCTGGGCCACGAGTTCACCCGCGACCATCAACCCGAGCCGGTTGCATTGCTCGGCTTCTTCGAGGTAGTGCGTCGTCACCAGAACTGCCACGCCCTGGTCAGCCAGATAATTGATCATTTTCCAAAAGGCACGGCGGGCAAGCGGGTCAACTCCAGAAGTTGGTTCATCGAGAAAGAGCACATCCGGTTCGTGCATAATTGCCGCGCCAAACGCGACGCGCTGTTTCCATCCACCCGGCAAGGAACCCGTCAACGTGTCTCCGAGGCCGGCCAGACCCGAGAATTCAAGCACCCAGCGCTTCTTTTCCTCACGTTGTTCAATCGGTACTTGATACACACCGGCGAAGAAATCGAGATTGGCGTTGATGGTTAAATCGTCATAGAGCGAAAACTTTTGCGACATATAGCCGATGCGCTGACGAGTTCGGCTTGACCGCAGGCTGCCGCGATCTCCGGCCAGTTCAATCGAACCGCTCGATGGCGACAAGAGGCCGCACAAAATCTTGATGGTGGTGGTTTTCCCGGCCCCGTTGGCGCCCAGCAGGCCATAAATCTCGCCGTATTTGACCGCAATGTTGACATCAGCCACAGCGCGAAAGGCGCCAAACCGCTTGTTGAGCATCTGGGCGTGGATGGCAAATTCATCAGCCCGGTGTTGACGCTCTGGCCGGCTCCGCGGAAAGGGAGGGAAAACCTGTTCGCCGTTGAGTTCCCGCAGGATTGAAACAAATGCATTTTCCAGCGTCGGTGAACCAACGGTAATTTCTTTGGCTTCCAATCCTGCCGAAGCCAGCACCGACCGGGCCTGACGTTCGCCAAAAACCGGGTCCGCCACCATCAGGTCCAGCCGGTCTCCGAAACGCTGAACGTCGGTGATGCCTTCGACCCGGTTCAAGAGATCCTCAGCCGTCCC encodes the following:
- a CDS encoding PhzF family phenazine biosynthesis protein, which translates into the protein MDTFSLHFEHVDVFARHPLSGNGLSVFFLEQELSASLMLRLTQEMRQFESIFLSPTAEPTRFCARIFTMEEELGFAGHPIIGAAAALHARHFQNASEVHLHLMTPEKGIPVVSRRVDSVYSAEMDQGEASYLGTVDPGRYDEILAALNLSHPDLAEPLPLEVVSTGLPYLIVPIKTNLDRAAIQIPNFESLLADIGAKFVYVLDVNEFEGRTWDNDGRVEDIATGSAAGPAAAYLVHHGLAAEDSAIRINQGRFVDRPSEMLVTVRTGAKPGISVSGQVCFVGKGVLELPTLFYQRMS
- a CDS encoding ABC transporter permease, translated to MLRIMAQARKELIQTFRDKLTLALALVLPLILVALYGKSISFSVTGVPVMIQDFDQTARSRQYVEILMESQTFRLANTGLYTKPETALASEAARAIVTIPTNFERNLARGLNTEVQWLIDGTDANTATILRGDAAAITQAFLSQNGIRTTTMSPSVQVETRIWFNPGRETDKYIGPGAMAVVLALFPPLLAALAMSRENEQKTILQVYVSSISAHEYLIGKTIAFFLVGMAEWVLVVLFGMLLFGLRFAGDPTPFLVGTVVYLFCNVSFGVMTGARIKDQAATIQTIATVCFLLSFLLSGFIFPVSNIPDAIRWVAYFVPARYFIEIARDAFVRGGGWSAVWTAHVALTLLGVVYLVIAWRKMKAMQLED
- a CDS encoding ABC transporter ATP-binding protein, which codes for MDIQTPVEQSEIVIQLCNLQKKYGQLQAVRGVNLDIHRGELFGLIGPDGSGKTSVFQILGGVMSATQGEAIVMNLPAREARSSIGYLTQSFSLYQDMSVAENLLYVGKLRKLSPRQIHERGQRYLKLFDMDRFTDRLAGKLSGGMKQKLALACALIAEPKVLLLDEPTTGVDPVSRREFWDTLTGLSAEGMTIVVATPYLDEAERCTRVALMHDGLIRQIGTPAEIRNRLGLQRLELRTSELGTAEDLLNRVEGITDVQRFGDRLDLMVADPVFGERQARSVLASAGLEAKEITVGSPTLENAFVSILRELNGEQVFPPFPRSRPERQHRADEFAIHAQMLNKRFGAFRAVADVNIAVKYGEIYGLLGANGAGKTTTIKILCGLLSPSSGSIELAGDRGSLRSSRTRQRIGYMSQKFSLYDDLTINANLDFFAGVYQVPIEQREEKKRWVLEFSGLAGLGDTLTGSLPGGWKQRVAFGAAIMHEPDVLFLDEPTSGVDPLARRAFWKMINYLADQGVAVLVTTHYLEEAEQCNRLGLMVAGELVAQGTPTEIKADQSGHLIELITDHPQQAANLLKGEMDSWRVSLFGDRLHVIVDEATETGISTLTRRLSRDDIQVIKAYEERFSLEDVFIAIVEQVRRQKKAG
- a CDS encoding ABC transporter permease; protein product: MKNLINFISGLRIWALFMKEFRHIQRDKQLIAAMILPPTVQLLLLGFALNPEVSNLRLGVVDESRTMISRELVSAFVESQSFHVTGSFTSAAELSQALSEGKLDAGLIVPSDFAEEQQRRTPAKVQLVLDGVNSNTAGIAASYAQRLVAAFNQRLNRDGIPTGIKLEGPATPAPSLTAQVAMLYNPGLRSSWFMITGVLGILLILNGSLVAAGAMVKEKESGTVEQLLMTPASATEIIIAKMGPLFVLLSCDIWIALVVAKLVFDIPIRGSLALIYCAGALCVLAGIGLGTFLATISRSQQQAQLLSFFVNPPIAMLSGATTPLEGMPDWLQTITLINPVRHFATIARSILLKGAGFDILYPNFLALLAFAIVLVGISAWRFHKQLE